The genomic interval ACGAAGGCTGAGGAAGAATACTACGAGCATCGGGACGGAgcctgaagaagaggaggaggaaggtgtgCAGGAGTCTGCccacagtgaggaggaggaggaggaagaggaggagagagaagaggaggagactgaAGTTTGTCCTGATGCTGCCCTGGATGTTAGGATGAAGGGTCACGGCAGCAGCACCCTCAACAAGTGTATCCTGATCGCCCTCGTCATCGCCATCAGCATGGGCTTCGGACATTTCTATGGTAAGAAGTTCAACACAGAGACGGCAAAATTATATTCAGACCTGTATTTTAAAATTCGGTccgttttaacttttaaagacacagagacgaTTTTACATGCTTTCATCTCCTCACGCCTGGACTACtttaacagtctttttagcTGCCTGCACAACAAATCCCTCGATCGTCTCCAAACTggacagaactcagctgccagagtcttaaccagaaccaaaacattCAACCACATCTCTCCACTTTTAGCTTCCTTGGACTGTTTCCCTGTATGTattagaattaattttaagattttactgattacttttaaagctcggCATGAACTTGctccgagctatatagcagaccttttaatacTCTACGAGCCGACGTGTGcactgagatcctcaggcagaggTTTACTTTGCATTCCaaatacaaatatgaaaactaaaggggacagggcatTCACAGTGAAGGGTCCAACACTCTGGAATcttctgcccgaggagatcaggtctgctaagccagtgagctcttttaaatcccttcttgaaacatacttttatctcagagccttcccggattttatctgaattttatttgacattattttattttaactgtcttaagaaatatatattaaaatatagtttttcctttagagttcttttagggggattttatgtcttttaaaatacgttttaattctttattttgacttgggtgtttttatgcctgttttattttgctgctcatgtaaagcactttgtaacctgtttttgaaaagtgctctacaaataaaatgattattattactattattattatattagattttttagacgcgtggagaaaaaaaacacggATTACCAACATGGCAGCAGATGAAGTAATTTTTACACAAACCTTAATAGGGGGGTTGTGAACCTTTTTTAAACTGAAACTTATTCAAAGCTTCTCAGAAGACCTCTTGTGCAACATCTAACCTCATGGAAGAAGATTTTACACCAAACATTGTATCCAATTTTAATAAGAGTGCTGAGTGTAACGTTAACCATAGAGCAAACTACAAGATGAGACCATTTATACATCTCTGTGATTTCATTTTCTAAGTTATTTggtatctaaaaaaaacaatcatgttgTTGTATGTGTAGAAAAATGACTTGATTTCTGGTAGTCCTTTTTTTGTCAGAGTAAATTGACTAAGAAacatcaaagttcaaagtcttctttattgtcataaactgcagtatgcaacagacatacagaggatttgatattacgtttctctctcagaccctagcaagcAACCTCATTAAACCAAAGTATTACATATTAAAACCTAGTTTCATTGAGGTTTTATGTTGCTGATCTGTCTGTaggatgtgattattttcctgtCCATGAGTGGTTTACTACTATAGATTTGTAGAGGTGTTACACTGATTTTCTGTCACTCAGTCTTCAGTTCCCATTCCAGTCGTTAAAATGTTCCACGTGTCTCAATGTCCTTTACTAGAGTTGACTTTGCACATCTTATCTCAGTGACTCTTAACTCGAGTGTTTACTACACTGACTTTCTAAAGTTAGTAGGTTTTGAATCCTTTCCACATTGGTTCCTCTTTGCATGTTTATTGGATTTGAGTAGACATTGTAAAGTACTGTGTCACTTTTATGttgtatgtaaataaatatttaacatgtaaaCGATATCACAGGCACAGTCCAGATTCAAGAAAGACACAAAACTGGGGAGTATATCTGTGTGAATGAACTGGACGGAGTGAGAGATCTGCTTCAACATCACATGAAGGAACAACCTTTGCAGGTCAGTGACAGCACAGGTCAGAACTAAACAATAATGACGGACAGCCTGCTGCAGATCATGAGTCATCTTTAACTCTTTGTTAACCATgctttgaaatttaaaaaaaacttcttcTATGcaaaatactgttttttttaatacatgttGAGTCTTCAGTATTTACTAACGGCTTTCAGACTAGAAATAAGGAATACTCTCCACATttgaagagagacaaaaacGTACATTTGTAATATTTATATGTTGTCACTCCTACTTAGATGTGTTGGTTCTTAAAATATCATGACAGGTATATCAAAAAATACTGGACAAACACttatttcttccttccttccttcactcAGGTACAGAGAGAGCACTTCGGCTTGGATGAAACGGACGAGCAAAAGGTTATTTCTCTGCTCACGGAGGTAATCGagaaaatacagaaagagaACCTGGAGCTCAGCGTCAAACAAACTCAGGCTCAGGTAATTAAGAGATGTGAGGAGACACATTTCTGCTGCCCTCCCTGTGTGTACTAAAGTAATTCACATGTCAGTGTAATAATCAAACTTTGAATACCTGcctagaagaagaaaaagaaaattgaaggCCCATTTTTAAATCCATCATTCCTCCCCCTCTGTTCAACGATTGACCAAGGCCGACTCTTGTTTTGACCGACGCTCTGTTTGTTGTCAATTTATTTATCCTTTCAATTCTTTGCTCTTTGCTGCTCGTGTCCTGTAATGCATGatactattttttaaagatcaatatcctgctttattttaattgGTGTTTATTCTGCATTGCTAAACGTTGCAGATGAAAATGGAGAGACAGACTCTTTTGGTGTTGATGTGTAAATCTTTTTATTGGAGTACAAACTGATGGCAGCGTCTAACAACCAAAAATGAATGGTCTTATGGAGGTCTTAAAAAGGCATCAACATTAATCTGAGATCATGttataggggagaacggggttggttgtcacactttttactgttttgatgattgctcatcatcaaaacatctttcaatagtcattcctacattaaattgaagcttaaggtgttggcttaaaatgtgtatccctctcattttccaactcattgtaacaaagaggcaattaactatcaaagacactctgacacattgtgacaaccaaccccatcatggggattgttgtcacacactatggggatggttgtcacacactatggggttggttgtcacaatggaatttaatgggaaaaatcttttaaaaaaggcaagaaggcagaactaaatttgaaagtttaattgcactgacaagtgataggcctacataacttaatgtattttaacataaaatgagcaaggaacatgaacaggaaacacatctttaggccggCCTATATAAcgacataaagaacaaaacaaataggccgaacaataatggccgactcaactaggctacatgcagtcactgtctgagttacagtgatggcagatGTAGGGTCTGctcactccaactcatttcaccatgtatgattttgccaacataggggttggttgttacatgtgacaaccaaccccaaagagaatgtgacgaccaacccaaACTGGAATttacaaatctaaactatagctttcccctcacactttgtaagggtaacacttgttttgttataaacccatcgtttaaaagcctagaagaaaaatactgaggagctgaatatttacaatttgacatgaaaaacacaaaaagtcctctcacctcaagttcagctgtcttactccagagaagactatgtaggtgagctctgatcctaattctggaaatgtccataccccaatttgagagacggtgccctctggtggcgagatataaagAGTCtgccaaccaaccccgttctcccctactgagTTGTAGTCCCTTTATATACACATGAAAAGCAAAGAAGATAAGTTTGATGTCAAAACTATAAACAAATCTTTGACTCTTcttcttgaattgaattgaattatttaaatgctgaataGTTTGTGTCAAGTTGTAATTACACAGCtataaacactgtttttaaagccataaatgttcctcttttttgtctctttcctcGTGAAGGCTCACAGAGATGACCTGGAAATGTTGCTGCAACAGAAAGCAGATGAGAGAACAAACATTGTGTCTCAGCAGCAGAGGTTGACAGCTGAGAACCAGCTGCTGAAAAGCTCCCTGGAACGTGAAGAGAAGTCTCTCTCCACTCTACAGGAAGAGCTGAGAAACCTGCGCTTTAAGATCAGAGAGCTGGAGGTGACGGGAGCTGCTGCAGACTCGCTGCTGACAGAAAACCAGAGGCTGAAAgaccagctggaggaggagaaacggCTGATCCAAAGCCAGAGGGAAGACCTGATGTTTGAAGCACAGGCAATAAGGAAGACGCTCGATAAGGAGAAGAAGGTCACGGACGATCTGAGGAGAGAGTTGAACCAGCTGAGAGGTCGAGTCTCTGGAGCTGAAAAGGACAGCGGGTCAGAGGCGGAGGAGCTGCAGTCACGTTTGATAGAGCTGGAGAAGAGACTGAGCTTCGAGCAGCAGCGCTCCGACCTGTGGGAGAGGCTGTACGTGGAAACCAAAGAGGACAGAGCTAAAGGAGACACAGAGTCTAAAGTAAAGAAACATAAGCAGGGCATGGCAGGAAAGGTGAAAGAGACATTTGATGCTGTGAAGAACTCCACCAAGGAGTTTGTCCATCACCACAAAGAGCAGATCAAGAAAGCAAAGGAGGCCGTGAAGGAGAACCTGAGGAAGTTTTCAGATTCTGTCAAACTAACTTTCCGACACTTCAAAGACTCGGCCTCGACCTTCATTCACAAAGCCCGACACTTCTATGATAAGAGACGCGGTGAGAAGAACACAAAGGACCAGCACAGGTTCAAGCCTCATCACAGACACTCGCACAAATTTGACGACTCCTTTCAGAGTAGCCACAACACACGGAAAACCGGAGACAAAGTTCACACAGACGAACAACAAAACACCCACAAGGCCACCTACAAAGGGTGCTCTGGAGTTTTCGACTGTGCCTACCAGGAGTCCTTGAGTCTCTTCAACAAAGCCACTGAGCCAATCAGAGCCGATGAGTTCTACCAGCTGATGCAGAGCTACCTGCAGCAAGAGGTCGACCACTTCCGCCACTGGAAAGAGCTGGAGATGTTCATCAACAACTTCTTCCACAACGGGGTGTTCATCCACGACCGCATGCTGTTCACAGACTTTGTGAGCGGCGTGGAGGACTACCTGACTGACATGCACGAGTATAGCGGCCTGGACAACGACGTGTTTGAAGATCTGGATGATTTCATTTACCGGCACTTC from Notolabrus celidotus isolate fNotCel1 chromosome 3, fNotCel1.pri, whole genome shotgun sequence carries:
- the ccpg1 gene encoding cell cycle progression protein 1; its protein translation is MSETSSDAESSCGWTIISNEGSDIETLGSEAVVEYGAALLERPLVEKAELQEEHASTSAADCAEEGVADSLDDTLKEQNIEETLYASEAGDNTTGKEHVTVLSSSDHSDIVTLRDLKEDEHAEVEEEAAANEEFYMGSSCSSQYAFTAAETVFPLQQPAVTNSSSSSEDEAERSPSTVVRRRRLRKNTTSIGTEPEEEEEEGVQESAHSEEEEEEEEEREEEETEVCPDAALDVRMKGHGSSTLNKCILIALVIAISMGFGHFYGTVQIQERHKTGEYICVNELDGVRDLLQHHMKEQPLQVQREHFGLDETDEQKVISLLTEVIEKIQKENLELSVKQTQAQAHRDDLEMLLQQKADERTNIVSQQQRLTAENQLLKSSLEREEKSLSTLQEELRNLRFKIRELEVTGAAADSLLTENQRLKDQLEEEKRLIQSQREDLMFEAQAIRKTLDKEKKVTDDLRRELNQLRGRVSGAEKDSGSEAEELQSRLIELEKRLSFEQQRSDLWERLYVETKEDRAKGDTESKVKKHKQGMAGKVKETFDAVKNSTKEFVHHHKEQIKKAKEAVKENLRKFSDSVKLTFRHFKDSASTFIHKARHFYDKRRGEKNTKDQHRFKPHHRHSHKFDDSFQSSHNTRKTGDKVHTDEQQNTHKATYKGCSGVFDCAYQESLSLFNKATEPIRADEFYQLMQSYLQQEVDHFRHWKELEMFINNFFHNGVFIHDRMLFTDFVSGVEDYLTDMHEYSGLDNDVFEDLDDFIYRHFFGDSYSKSYGPNGPFERPQDSKDSSRAKHHQRKHQRARSRAHGERKWSRSGRNTETDTWLTLR